A window from Megalobrama amblycephala isolate DHTTF-2021 linkage group LG21, ASM1881202v1, whole genome shotgun sequence encodes these proteins:
- the slc1a6 gene encoding excitatory amino acid transporter 4, which produces MNEKPPNSTSLFLSEDSEKPQRAEEGLHHLCRVLQKQMSGSRRKMGCITRDSVKMFLRRNTFVIFTVAAVALGVVLGFALRSHNLSIREVKYFSFPGELLMRMLQMLVLPLIVSSLVTGISSLDSKASGKMGIRAIIYYMVTTFIAVFIGIVMVIIIRPGKGSRDSPVASSGSIEPVQAADAFLDLIRNMFPPNLVEACFKQYKTIYKKNVLTKNVTIIVNATDNINSTDLSQLSNLSTILQTIQETVEDVVPVSGSSNGVNALGLVVFSMCFGLVIGNMKQQGQALRDFFDCLNEAIMRLVAIIIWYAPVGILFLIAGKIVEMKDLAQVGGQLGMYTVSVIVGLLIHGLFVLPLLFFVVTKKNPFTFIGGLLQALITALGTSSSSATLPITFRCLEENNHVDKRVTRFVLPVGATINMDGTALYEAVAAIFIAQVNDMDLNFGQILTISITATAASIGAAGIPQAGLVTMVIVLTSVGLPTEDITLIIAVDWFLDRLRTTTNVLGDSFGAGIVEHLSRQELQNQDVEIINSVIEENEKPYQLICQENDSLKHRNSETTM; this is translated from the exons ATGAATGAGAAGCCTCCAAACAGCACCAGCCTGTTTCTGAGTGAAGACTCTGAGAAGCCACAGCGTGCTGAGGAGGGGCTCCACCATCTGTGCCGAGTATTACAGAAGCAGATGTCAGGAAGTAGGCGAAAGATGGGCTGCATCACACGAGACAGCGTGAAGATGTTCCTGCGGAGGAACACGTTTGTGATCTTCACAGTGGCTGCTGTGGCTTTAG GGGTGGTGCTGGGTTTTGCCCTGAGATCTCATAACCTGTCCATCAGGGAGGTAAAGTATTTTTCTTTCCCTGGAGAGCTGCTGATGAGGATGCTTCAAATGCTTGTTCTACCCCTCATTGTCTCCAGCCTTGTCACAG GAATTTCCTCTTTGGACAGCAAGGCTTCTGGGAAAATGGGAATCCGGGCCATTATCTACTACATGGTGACTACGTTTATAGCAGTTTTCATCGGTATTGTCATGGTGATTATTATCAGGCCGGGTAAAGGCAGCAGGGATAGTCCAGTGGCCTCTAGTGGCAGCATTGAGCCAGTGCAGGCCGCTGATGCTTTTCTGGACCTGATAAG AAATATGTTTCCACCAAATTTAGTTGAAGCCTGCTTTAAACAG TACAAAACAATATACAAGAAAAATGTGTTGACAAAAAATGTCACCATCATCGTCAATGCGACAGACAACATCAACTCTACAGATCTCAGCCAATTATCCAACTTAAGCACAATCCTGCAGACCATTCAGGAGACGGTGGAAGATGTGGTTCCTGTCTCAGGTTCCTCGAATGGGGTGAACGCCTTGGGGTTGGTGGTCTTCTCCATGTGCTTTGGATTAGTGATTGGAAACATGAAACAGCAGGGCCAGGCTCTCCGGGACTTCTTTGACTGCTTGAATGAAGCCATAATGCGCTTGGTGGCCATCATTATCTG GTATGCTCCAGTGGGTATCCTCTTCCTGATTGCAGGGAAGATTGTTGAGATGAAAGACCTTGCTCAGGTGGGCGGACAATTAGGGATGTACACGGTATCTGTCATTGTCGGGCTACTCATCCACGGCCTGTTCGTTCTACCTCTGCTCTTCTTTGTGGTGACCAAGAAGAACCCTTTCACTTTTATTGGTGGGCTGCTACAGGCTCTCATCACAGCTCTAGGCacatcatccag CTCTGCCACCCTGCCTATCACTTTCCGTTGTCTTGAAGAAAACAACCATGTGGACAAACGAGTGACACGTTTTGTGCTACCAGTTGGAGCCACAATCAACATGGATGGCACAGCTCTGTATGAGGCAGTGGCAGCCATTTTTATTGCCCAGGTCAATGATATGGACCTGAACTTTGGCCAGATCCTGACCATCAG TATTACGGCGACTGCCGCTAGCATTGGAGCAGCAGGCATCCCTCAGGCTGGGCTGGTTACCATGGTGATAGTATTGACATCGGTGGGACTGCCCACAGAGGACATTACACTGATCATCGCAGTGGACTGGTTCCT GGATCGACTCAGGACCACCACCAACGTGCTGGGAGATTCGTTTGGTGCCGGGATTGTTGAGCATCTATCGCGACAGGAACTTCAGAACCAAGATGTAGAAATCATCAACTCTGTGATTGAGGAAAATGAAAAGCCATATCAGCTGATCTGTCAAGAGAATGACTCTCTCAAGCATCGTAACAGTGAAACCACCATGTAA